One genomic segment of Hydra vulgaris chromosome 14, alternate assembly HydraT2T_AEP includes these proteins:
- the LOC136090928 gene encoding jerky protein homolog-like encodes MSKIIKRKQPTLAAFGFTKNVMHRGEMSAIRLPLEAVETSVECKHCKKLFKSQQGLAFHVKVIHGISKQDCKHSQSQVLQRNEELITLAVKDVLNNIVNKVVSEMKKSEESRQLAGKKRHQYTAAFKAEAINAYGYEANQETIAESFGVTQSQISRWLKKKETIIKDAESSYRRLFLKGRRSTKYLELYEAIYNEFLQARSKGHIVNFSWLWSKARNIQLNIDPNVEIKLHVIVRFLQKKELKMRSKQRNKRKHKKEMEPLLQKWHATFREKCIRTGSKDPSYDKKWGRYQPGQRLNVDQSPLPFVVHGKKTYEYVPKGQGATHNTWISQPGSGLEKRQCSLQIMFRPEGEQPKLAIIFRGQGKRISKDEKLAWHKDIHVYFQQNAWLDQNVCKHWCDKTLLPFVKEQKLDKFVLLLDNLKGQMQEDFKDAVAAAKGLLLYGLPSATDLWQPVDAGYAATLKRLITIEHQKWLDRDNHSDRWFSNEMPYTAKERRILITHWAGEAWKALNTSKYDKQRKKCWTMTGCLMTSDGSEDSLVKPEGLDCYKVPPPSIIDPGSDQPIGNQGDIQPVEVDDAINESANEILPDDTFIGLDEKECEVHIFDFIDNICI; translated from the coding sequence atgtcaaaGATAATAAAGAGAAAGCAGCCTACATTGGCAGCGTTTGGTTtcacaaaaaatgttatgcaCAGAGGAGAAATGAGTGCAATCCGATTGCCGTTAGAAGCTGTTGAAACTAGTGTTGAATgcaaacattgcaaaaaattatttaaaagccaACAAGGACTAGCTTTTCATGTTAAAGTTATTCACGGAATTAGCAAACAAGATTGTAAACATTCACAATCACAAGTTCTTCAAAGAAACGAAGAACTTATCACTCTAGCAGTGAAAGATGTGCTCAATAATATAGTCAACAAAGTTGTTagtgaaatgaaaaaaagtgaagAGTCTCGCCAATTAGCTGGTAAGAAACGCCACCAATATACTGCTGCCTTTAAAGCAGAAGCAATTAACGCCTATGGTTATGAGGCAAATCAAGAAACTATAGCAGAGTCGTTTGGTGTAACACAAAGTCAGATTTCGCGatggcttaaaaaaaaagaaactattatTAAAGATGCCGAATCATCCTATCGCAGATTGTTTCTGAAGGGAAGACGTTCCACAAAATATCTTGAACTGTACGAAGCTATTTACAATGAATTTTTACAAGCCAGATCGAAAGGTCATATTGTAAACTTTTCCTGGCTTTGGAGTAAAGCTAGAAATATACAATTAAACATTGATCCAAACGTGGAAATAAAACTTCATGTTATAGTtcgatttttacaaaaaaaagagttaaaaatgaGATCGAAACAAAGAAACAAAAGGAAACATAAGAAAGAAATGGAACCATTATTACAGAAATGGCATGCCACATTCAGAGAAAAGTGTATCAGAACAGGTTCTAAAGATCCAAGTTACGACAAAAAATGGGGACGGTACCAACCTGGACAAAGGCTCAATGTTGACCAGAGCCCACTTCCCTTTGTTGTTCATGGTAAGAAAACTTATGAGTATGTACCCAAGGGTCAAGGTGCAACACATAATACATGGATCTCACAACCCGGCTCAGGATTGGAAAAAAGGCAATGTTCCCTTCAAATTATGTTTCGCCCAGAAGGAGAGCAACCAAAGCTAGCCATCATTTTTAGAGGTCAAGGAAAACGCATTTCAAAAGACGAAAAGTTAGCATGGCACAAAGATATTCACGTTTACTTCCAGCAAAATGCTTGGTTAGACCAAAACGTCTGTAAGCACTGGTGTGATAAAACACTTCTTCCatttgtaaaagaacaaaaGCTTGATAAATTTGTTCTTTTGCTGGACAACTTGAAGGGACAGATGCAGGAGGATTTTAAAGATGCTGTGGCTGCTGCTAAAGGACTTCTCTTGTACGGTCTACCAAGTGCCACTGACCTTTGGCAACCAGTTGACGCAGGATATGCTGCCACTCTGAAAAGACTTATTACCATTGAACATCAAAAATGGCTCGATAGAGATAATCATTCTGATAGATGGTTCAGTAATGAAATGCCCTACACTGCAAAAGAGAGACGAATTTTGATTACACATTGGGCAGGGGAAGCATGGAAAGCTTTAAACACTTCAAAGTATGACAAGCAAAGGAAGAAATGTTGGACGATGACTGGATGTTTAATGACTTCTGATGGCTCAGAAGATTCGCTAGTTAAACCAGAGGGCCTTGATTGTTATAAAGTTCCCCCACCATCCATCATTGATCCTGGAAGTGATCAACCCATAGGAAATCAGGGTGATATTCAACCAGTGGAGGTAGATGATGCTATAAATGAAAGTGCCAACGAAATTCTTCCAGATGACACCTTTATTGGTCTGGACGAGAAGGAATGCGAAGTTCATatctttgattttattgataacatttgtatatag